The Mycobacteriales bacterium genome contains a region encoding:
- a CDS encoding cupredoxin domain-containing protein: MNRLLRLAAAAAAVAIAIAACSSGDDSSGAAAPSVATTTSATTAPPTSAPAGGESSSSADDNGGGATTGTITILNFAFGSPLTVKPGAMITVTNQDVAAHDVSSDDGKFKTPLLQKGETATFAAPAEPGTYKFSCTVHANMTGIGTLTVHG; the protein is encoded by the coding sequence ATGAACCGACTTCTCCGGCTCGCCGCGGCCGCGGCGGCTGTTGCCATTGCCATCGCGGCCTGTTCGTCCGGCGACGACTCGTCGGGCGCCGCGGCGCCCAGCGTCGCCACGACGACCAGCGCGACAACGGCCCCGCCCACCAGCGCGCCGGCGGGCGGCGAGAGCAGCAGTTCGGCCGACGACAACGGCGGCGGCGCCACCACCGGCACGATCACGATCCTGAACTTCGCGTTCGGCAGCCCGCTCACGGTCAAGCCCGGCGCCATGATCACGGTGACCAACCAGGACGTCGCGGCCCACGACGTGTCGTCCGACGACGGCAAGTTCAAGACCCCACTGCTGCAGAAGGGCGAGACGGCGACCTTCGCGGCGCCGGCCGAGCCCGGGACGTACAAGTTCAGCTGCACGGTGCACGCGAACATGACGGGCATCGGCACGCTGACCGTGCACGGCTGA
- a CDS encoding maleylpyruvate isomerase family mycothiol-dependent enzyme, with product MVASDDVSRRLDEVRGSTDSLLTALQERTPTDAWAGRPSLLPGWTRGHVLSHLARNADAMVRTLAGTVRGERIPMYDGEESRAADIEAGAGRDPAELVADVVDSARRLDETWAALSDADWHGDAVTRTGPMPALRLIGTRWREVEIHRVDLADRYGPGDWPASFVAPLLPSLLDPDRIGPRLPAGLTVEVVNTDSGQRWLVGASVPAPAGTARSARAAAVRAAAPPPVRVVGPSWALVGWLLGRPAVVRPELGDPPVLRPWN from the coding sequence ATGGTGGCCTCCGACGACGTCTCCCGCCGCCTGGACGAGGTCCGCGGGTCGACCGACAGCCTGCTGACCGCGCTGCAGGAACGGACCCCGACCGACGCCTGGGCCGGCCGGCCGTCGCTGCTGCCGGGCTGGACCCGGGGGCACGTGCTGAGCCACCTCGCCCGCAACGCCGACGCGATGGTCCGGACGCTGGCCGGCACCGTCCGCGGCGAGAGGATCCCGATGTACGACGGCGAGGAGTCCCGGGCCGCCGACATCGAGGCCGGCGCCGGCCGGGACCCGGCCGAGCTGGTCGCGGACGTGGTCGACAGCGCCCGCCGGCTGGACGAGACCTGGGCCGCGCTGTCGGACGCCGACTGGCACGGCGACGCGGTGACCCGGACCGGGCCGATGCCGGCGCTGCGGCTGATCGGGACCCGCTGGCGCGAGGTCGAGATCCACCGCGTCGATCTCGCCGACAGGTACGGCCCCGGCGACTGGCCGGCCTCCTTCGTCGCCCCGCTGCTGCCCTCGCTGCTGGACCCGGACCGGATCGGGCCGCGGCTGCCGGCCGGGCTCACCGTCGAGGTGGTGAACACCGACTCGGGCCAGCGCTGGCTGGTCGGGGCGTCCGTGCCGGCGCCGGCCGGCACCGCCCGCTCGGCCCGGGCCGCCGCCGTCCGGGCCGCCGCGCCGCCGCCGGTCCGCGTGGTCGGCCCGTCCTGGGCCCTGGTCGGCTGGCTGCTGGGCCGGCCCGCCGTGGTCCGGCCCGAGCTCGGCGACCCGCCGGTGCTGCGGCCCTGGAACTGA